The Methylomagnum ishizawai genome has a window encoding:
- a CDS encoding peptidase U32 family protein, which yields MSASPRHLELLAPAKTADIGIAAINHGADAVYIGGPDFGARHNAGNDIADIERLTRHAHRYNARIFVTLNTILRDDELDTARDLAWQVYEAGADALIVQDMGLTMLDLPPIQLHASTQCDIRSPEKARFLQDVGFSQIVVARELTLDQIRAVAAGLDRAVLEFFVHGALCVAYSGQCYISHAHTGRSANRGDCSQACRLPYEVLDGQGRIVAHQKHVLSVKDNDQSANLRALVEAGVRSFKIEGRYKDMAYVKNITGHYRRLLDDLLAERTGLGRASSGTTRLLFTPEPERSFNRGGTDYFVNGRQDDIGAFDTPKPAGLPLGWVVKTAADHFELELDEGVANLNNGDTLTYFDLQKELRGFRVNIAEALGGPRWRAFPNEAMAELKDLRKGVALSRSRDMAWERLMDSDRTAERRIAVDLTLIETPDGLALQLGDEDGHAAYVELAHGHQTARDPARAETAMREALGKLGNSLFEARGISIQALERDRPGFWPASLLNALRRDGIAALERARAEAWTRLPRALPLEPPARYPGDSLSYLANVYNHAAQRFYLKHGVRVVEAAYESHEALGEVSLMITKHCVRYSLSLCPKQTKGVTGVQGTVKAEPLQLVNGKEKLTLQFDCKACEMHVVGKIKRAVLNEVEAQPLRFYRTRPGTVAGGVDGKAQ from the coding sequence ATGAGCGCCTCCCCCCGACATCTTGAACTACTCGCCCCCGCCAAGACCGCCGACATCGGCATCGCCGCCATCAACCACGGCGCGGATGCCGTGTACATCGGCGGTCCCGATTTCGGTGCCCGCCACAACGCCGGCAACGACATCGCCGATATCGAGCGGTTGACCCGCCACGCCCACCGCTACAACGCCCGCATCTTCGTCACGCTCAACACCATCCTGCGCGACGACGAACTGGACACCGCCCGCGACCTCGCTTGGCAGGTCTACGAGGCCGGGGCCGATGCGTTGATCGTGCAGGACATGGGCCTCACGATGCTGGACCTGCCCCCGATCCAACTCCACGCCAGCACCCAGTGCGATATCCGCAGCCCGGAAAAAGCCCGCTTCCTGCAAGACGTCGGTTTTTCCCAGATCGTGGTGGCCCGCGAACTGACCCTGGACCAAATCCGCGCCGTGGCCGCTGGCCTGGACCGGGCGGTGTTGGAATTCTTCGTCCACGGGGCACTGTGCGTGGCCTATAGCGGCCAGTGCTATATCAGCCACGCCCACACCGGGCGCAGCGCCAACCGCGGCGATTGCTCGCAAGCCTGCCGCCTGCCCTACGAAGTGCTGGACGGCCAGGGCCGCATCGTGGCGCACCAGAAGCATGTGCTATCGGTCAAGGACAACGACCAGAGCGCCAACCTACGGGCACTGGTCGAAGCCGGGGTGCGGAGCTTCAAGATCGAAGGCCGCTACAAGGACATGGCCTATGTGAAGAACATCACCGGCCATTACCGCCGCCTGCTGGATGATTTGCTGGCGGAGCGGACCGGCCTGGGCCGGGCGTCCAGCGGCACGACCCGGCTGTTGTTCACCCCGGAGCCGGAACGCAGCTTCAACCGGGGCGGCACCGATTATTTCGTGAATGGCCGCCAGGACGATATCGGCGCGTTCGACACGCCCAAACCCGCCGGGTTGCCGCTGGGCTGGGTGGTCAAGACCGCCGCCGATCATTTCGAGCTGGAATTGGACGAAGGCGTCGCGAATCTCAACAACGGCGACACCCTCACCTATTTCGATTTGCAGAAGGAATTGCGGGGCTTCCGGGTCAATATCGCCGAAGCCTTGGGCGGGCCGCGGTGGCGGGCTTTCCCCAACGAAGCGATGGCCGAACTCAAGGATTTACGGAAGGGCGTGGCGCTTTCCCGCAGCCGCGACATGGCCTGGGAGCGCTTGATGGACAGCGACCGCACGGCGGAACGCCGCATCGCCGTGGATTTGACCCTAATCGAAACGCCCGATGGTTTGGCCCTGCAACTCGGCGACGAGGACGGCCACGCCGCCTATGTCGAACTGGCCCACGGCCACCAAACCGCCCGCGACCCGGCCCGCGCCGAAACCGCGATGCGGGAAGCCCTGGGCAAACTGGGCAACAGTTTATTCGAGGCGCGTGGAATTTCCATCCAAGCGCTGGAACGCGACCGGCCCGGCTTCTGGCCCGCCTCGCTGTTGAACGCGCTGCGCCGCGACGGCATCGCCGCATTGGAACGAGCCCGCGCCGAGGCCTGGACCCGCCTGCCCCGCGCCCTGCCGCTGGAACCGCCCGCCCGCTATCCCGGCGACAGCCTCAGCTATCTCGCCAATGTCTACAACCATGCGGCCCAGCGCTTCTATCTCAAGCATGGCGTGCGGGTGGTCGAAGCCGCCTACGAAAGCCACGAAGCGCTGGGCGAGGTCAGCCTGATGATCACCAAGCACTGCGTGCGTTATTCGCTGTCGCTCTGCCCCAAGCAAACCAAGGGCGTGACCGGCGTCCAGGGCACGGTGAAGGCCGAGCCGCTGCAATTGGTGAATGGCAAGGAGAAGCTGACTTTGCAGTTCGACTGCAAAGCCTGCGAGATGCATGTGGTGGGGAAGATCAAACGCGCCGTGCTGAACGAGGTGGAAGCGCAACCTTTGCGGTTTTACCGGACCCGGCCTGGGACGGTGGCGGGTGGCGTGGATGGGAAGGCGCAGTAG
- a CDS encoding uracil-DNA glycosylase family protein, which translates to MENSKQKQYVELVQLRKKCHICEGLTNPSCYAEGGYDSCEIGPWTQWQGNLDAQLMVIGQDWGTPNDLGTDDSKNPTNVNLARLLNSIGINIQPTSAKNQPHILFFTNTILCLKEGGLQAPVKTQWIKNCGKNFLKQNIEIVKPKIVVALGRKTFEAILDTYKMPYGRGESYAQIVERGEIIISEKTRLFPVFHCGRRGMTNRNMQLQLNDWQEIGRTLVRQDG; encoded by the coding sequence ATGGAAAACTCGAAGCAAAAACAGTACGTAGAACTCGTTCAACTAAGGAAGAAATGCCATATATGCGAAGGCTTAACCAACCCCTCATGTTATGCGGAAGGAGGATACGATTCATGTGAAATAGGTCCATGGACCCAATGGCAAGGAAATTTGGATGCACAATTGATGGTAATAGGCCAAGACTGGGGGACACCGAACGATTTAGGAACAGACGACTCCAAGAATCCTACGAACGTAAACCTTGCAAGGCTATTGAATTCGATTGGCATAAATATTCAACCCACATCCGCCAAGAATCAACCCCATATCCTTTTTTTCACAAACACGATCCTATGCCTTAAGGAAGGAGGACTGCAAGCACCAGTCAAAACTCAATGGATCAAGAACTGTGGAAAAAACTTCCTTAAACAAAACATCGAAATAGTAAAGCCAAAAATTGTAGTCGCATTAGGAAGGAAAACATTTGAAGCGATCCTCGATACTTACAAAATGCCATACGGTCGTGGCGAAAGTTATGCGCAAATAGTAGAGCGGGGAGAAATAATAATTTCAGAAAAAACGCGCTTATTCCCCGTATTTCACTGCGGAAGAAGGGGGATGACGAATAGAAATATGCAATTGCAACTAAATGATTGGCAAGAAATAGGCCGAACTTTAGTCCGACAAGATGGGTAG
- the cyoE gene encoding heme o synthase: MTTPTLPASAASVSVTWRAYLGLCKLRVVGAIVFTAVIGMFLAVPEPPPLMLSFWAALGIGLAAASAAALNHVYDREADSKMGRTEYRPLPQHQLEPRQANFFAGILCLLSMAILGFLVNPLTAVLTFLSLIGYAVIYTRYLKRVTTQNIVIGGAAGAAPPVLGWCAITGSLDPHSLLLFLLIFVWTPPHFWPLALAKKDEYKLADMPMLPVIYGDAITKLHILLYTILLFISSLLPYLTHMSGLIYLGSAVLLGLGFLYFAVRLWKAQDNKLAMRTFGYSLFYLMGLFSALLVDHYVRIG, from the coding sequence ATGACTACCCCCACTCTTCCCGCTTCCGCAGCTTCCGTTTCCGTCACCTGGCGTGCCTATCTGGGGCTGTGCAAGCTCCGGGTGGTCGGGGCCATCGTGTTCACGGCGGTGATCGGCATGTTCCTGGCCGTGCCGGAACCGCCGCCCTTGATGCTGTCGTTCTGGGCCGCGCTCGGGATCGGCCTCGCCGCCGCGTCCGCCGCCGCGCTGAACCATGTCTACGACCGCGAGGCCGACAGCAAGATGGGCCGCACCGAGTACCGCCCGCTGCCCCAGCACCAGTTGGAGCCCCGGCAGGCCAATTTCTTCGCCGGAATCCTGTGCCTGCTGTCGATGGCGATCTTGGGATTCTTGGTGAATCCCTTGACCGCCGTGCTGACTTTCCTGTCCTTGATCGGCTATGCCGTGATTTATACCCGCTATCTCAAGCGGGTCACGACCCAGAACATCGTCATCGGCGGCGCGGCGGGCGCGGCTCCGCCGGTATTGGGTTGGTGCGCGATCACGGGGAGCTTGGACCCGCATTCGCTATTGCTGTTCCTGTTGATCTTCGTGTGGACGCCGCCGCATTTCTGGCCCTTGGCGCTGGCGAAGAAGGATGAATATAAGCTGGCCGATATGCCGATGTTGCCGGTGATCTATGGCGACGCCATCACCAAGCTGCATATCCTGCTGTATACCATCCTGCTGTTCATTTCCAGCCTGTTGCCTTATCTGACCCATATGAGTGGCTTGATTTATCTGGGCTCGGCGGTATTGTTGGGGCTGGGGTTTTTGTATTTCGCCGTGCGGCTGTGGAAGGCCCAGGATAATAAGTTGGCGATGAGGACTTTCGGGTATTCGTTGTTTTATTTGATGGGGTTGTTTTCGGCTTTGTTGGTGGATCATTATGTGCGGATTGGTTAA
- a CDS encoding M16 family metallopeptidase, translating into MKFPHGPAWVLLSLIPWASPSALAASEPQVREFLLDNGLKLLVQEDHRAPAVVSQVWYKVGASYEYGGITGISHMLEHMMFKGTAKHPPGEFSRIIAANGGRENAFTGEDYTAYFQTLEKSRLPVSFELEADRMRNLKLLEPEFAKEQQVVLEERRLRTDDQPRAKMQEHFDALAFTNSPYKNPVIGWPDDVAGLKVDDLKAWYGQWYAPNNATVVVVGDVDSDEVYKQAKKYFAPLKPSKLAPLKPQREVEQLGERRMTVKLPAKLPYLAMAYKVPVLNTVTEDWEAYALEVAAGILDGGNSSRLSSRLVRGQQIAASAGAGYDLYARMNKLFTLEGTPAQGKTVAELEKALSEEVRRLREEPVSADELQRVKAQVLAGHVYQLDSMFYQAMQLGMAETVGLGWKKVQEYVDKVNAVTAEQVQKVAQKYLIENRLSVAHLDPQPLPEGMPAPEESPAMGGGHVR; encoded by the coding sequence ATGAAGTTTCCGCATGGACCTGCCTGGGTTCTGCTGTCCTTGATCCCATGGGCCTCGCCGTCCGCGCTGGCGGCCTCCGAGCCGCAGGTGCGCGAATTCCTGCTGGATAATGGTTTGAAACTCTTGGTGCAGGAGGACCATCGCGCCCCCGCCGTGGTTTCGCAGGTCTGGTATAAGGTCGGGGCCAGCTACGAATACGGCGGCATCACCGGAATATCGCATATGCTCGAACACATGATGTTCAAGGGCACCGCGAAGCATCCGCCGGGGGAGTTTTCCCGCATTATCGCAGCAAACGGGGGGCGCGAAAACGCTTTCACCGGCGAGGATTACACCGCTTATTTCCAGACTTTGGAAAAGAGCCGTTTACCGGTGAGCTTCGAATTGGAGGCCGACCGGATGCGCAACCTCAAGCTGTTGGAGCCGGAATTCGCCAAGGAACAGCAGGTAGTGTTGGAAGAACGCCGCCTGCGCACCGACGACCAGCCCCGCGCCAAGATGCAGGAGCATTTCGACGCGCTGGCCTTCACCAACAGCCCTTATAAGAATCCCGTGATCGGCTGGCCGGACGATGTGGCCGGGCTGAAGGTGGACGATCTCAAGGCGTGGTACGGCCAGTGGTACGCGCCCAATAACGCCACCGTGGTGGTGGTGGGCGATGTCGATTCGGACGAGGTCTACAAGCAGGCCAAGAAATATTTCGCCCCGCTCAAGCCCAGCAAATTGGCCCCGCTCAAACCGCAACGCGAGGTCGAACAACTCGGGGAACGCCGGATGACGGTCAAGCTGCCCGCCAAACTGCCCTATCTGGCGATGGCCTATAAGGTGCCGGTGTTGAACACCGTGACCGAGGATTGGGAAGCCTACGCCCTCGAAGTCGCGGCAGGCATCCTCGATGGCGGCAATAGCTCGCGCCTCTCCAGCCGCTTGGTGCGCGGCCAGCAAATCGCCGCCTCCGCCGGGGCCGGTTACGATCTCTACGCCCGCATGAACAAGCTATTCACCCTGGAAGGCACGCCCGCCCAAGGCAAGACCGTCGCCGAGTTGGAAAAGGCGCTCAGCGAGGAAGTCCGCCGCCTGCGCGAGGAGCCGGTGTCCGCCGACGAATTGCAGCGGGTCAAGGCCCAGGTGTTGGCGGGCCATGTTTATCAGCTCGATTCCATGTTCTATCAGGCCATGCAACTCGGCATGGCGGAAACCGTGGGCCTGGGCTGGAAAAAGGTGCAGGAATACGTCGATAAGGTGAACGCGGTGACAGCGGAGCAAGTACAGAAAGTGGCCCAGAAATACCTGATCGAAAACCGGCTGAGCGTCGCCCATCTCGACCCGCAGCCCTTGCCCGAAGGCATGCCGGCCCCCGAGGAATCCCCGGCGATGGGAGGTGGCCATGTTCGCTAA
- a CDS encoding M16 family metallopeptidase, translating into MFAKRLSRCFFLILLVVSAQSFAVPKIEHWTTARGGRVYFVPTQGLPLVDVRLVFDAGSARDGAKFGLAALTSGLLDTGAGDWDADAIAQRLENVGANLATGAARDSAFVSLRSLTHPEKLGVALETAKEVLAHPRFDPKDLDREKSRTLLAIKQRGEEPDELVDIAFMKALYGDHPYAHPAEGFTETVQPLTREDLVDFHKRLYVVKNAIVVIVGDVKRAEAETMADTLLSGLPDGEAQPPLPDPVPNKTPEPVKTAFPSEQTHVLAGQLGMKVNDPDYFALYVGNHILGGSGLVSRVSMEVREKRGFAYSAYSYFYPQRVAGPFEIGLQTRNDKAEEAVQVAIKTVKDFVEQGPTDKELEASKQNIVGGFVLRLDSNQKLTGEVASIAFYNRPLDYLDTFTQKVQAVTKDDIKRAFKARIDPDHLQTVLVGGAVK; encoded by the coding sequence ATGTTCGCTAAGCGCCTATCCCGTTGCTTTTTCCTGATCCTGCTGGTGGTTTCGGCGCAAAGCTTCGCCGTGCCCAAGATCGAGCATTGGACCACGGCCCGCGGTGGCCGGGTCTATTTCGTGCCGACCCAAGGCTTGCCGCTGGTCGATGTGCGCTTGGTATTCGATGCCGGTAGCGCCCGCGACGGGGCCAAGTTCGGCCTCGCCGCCCTGACTTCCGGCCTGCTCGATACCGGCGCGGGCGACTGGGACGCCGACGCCATCGCCCAGCGCCTGGAAAACGTCGGCGCGAACCTAGCCACCGGAGCCGCCCGCGATTCCGCCTTCGTGTCCCTCCGCAGCCTGACCCATCCCGAGAAACTTGGCGTGGCCCTGGAAACCGCCAAGGAAGTCCTGGCCCATCCCCGTTTCGATCCCAAAGACCTGGACCGCGAAAAAAGCCGCACCCTGCTGGCGATCAAACAGCGCGGCGAGGAACCCGACGAACTGGTCGATATCGCCTTCATGAAAGCCCTGTACGGCGACCATCCCTACGCCCACCCGGCGGAAGGTTTCACCGAAACCGTGCAACCCCTGACCCGCGAGGATTTGGTCGATTTCCACAAGCGCCTGTATGTGGTGAAAAACGCCATCGTGGTCATCGTCGGCGATGTGAAGCGGGCCGAGGCCGAAACCATGGCCGACACCCTGCTGTCCGGCCTCCCGGACGGCGAAGCCCAACCGCCCTTGCCCGATCCCGTGCCGAACAAAACACCGGAACCGGTCAAAACCGCCTTCCCATCGGAGCAAACCCACGTCCTGGCCGGTCAACTGGGGATGAAGGTCAACGATCCCGATTATTTCGCGCTCTACGTGGGCAACCACATCCTGGGCGGTAGCGGCTTGGTGTCGCGGGTCAGCATGGAAGTGCGGGAAAAACGCGGTTTCGCCTATAGCGCCTACAGCTATTTCTATCCGCAGCGGGTGGCGGGACCGTTCGAGATCGGCCTCCAAACCCGCAACGACAAGGCCGAGGAAGCGGTGCAGGTGGCGATCAAAACCGTCAAGGACTTCGTCGAGCAAGGCCCGACCGACAAGGAATTGGAAGCTTCCAAACAAAACATCGTCGGCGGCTTCGTGCTGCGCCTCGACAGCAACCAGAAGCTCACCGGCGAAGTGGCTTCCATCGCCTTCTACAACCGTCCGCTGGACTATCTCGACACCTTCACCCAGAAGGTGCAGGCCGTGACCAAGGACGATATCAAGCGGGCCTTCAAGGCGCGGATCGATCCCGATCATCTGCAAACCGTGCTGGTCGGGGGCGCGGTGAAGTGA
- the rsmD gene encoding 16S rRNA (guanine(966)-N(2))-methyltransferase RsmD, translated as MRNELRIIGGTWRSRKLKFPDAQGLRPTPDRVRETLFNWLRLDIEDARVLNLYAGSGALGFEAASRGAAQVVQVEMNPAVCAALEQNRALLKADQVQIVRADVIRYLEGSAEPYDLAFVDPPFRHNLLVPSCVLLEQRGWLKPQAKVYFEIEHGVNLDGLPPAWRLLRNGTAGEVNYFLYERHRSEA; from the coding sequence GTGAGGAACGAACTCCGCATCATCGGCGGAACCTGGCGCAGCCGCAAACTCAAGTTTCCCGACGCCCAGGGCTTGCGGCCCACGCCCGACCGGGTGCGGGAAACCCTGTTCAACTGGCTGCGCCTGGATATCGAGGATGCCCGCGTGCTGAACCTGTACGCGGGCAGCGGTGCCTTGGGGTTCGAGGCCGCTTCCCGCGGCGCGGCCCAGGTGGTCCAGGTCGAAATGAACCCCGCCGTCTGCGCCGCCCTGGAGCAGAACCGCGCCCTGCTCAAGGCCGATCAAGTCCAGATCGTCCGCGCCGACGTGATCCGCTATCTCGAAGGTTCCGCCGAACCTTACGACCTCGCTTTCGTCGATCCGCCATTCCGCCATAACCTTTTGGTGCCCTCCTGCGTCCTGCTGGAACAACGCGGCTGGCTCAAGCCCCAGGCCAAAGTCTATTTCGAGATCGAACATGGGGTGAACCTGGACGGCCTGCCTCCGGCATGGCGCTTGCTGCGTAATGGCACGGCGGGCGAGGTCAATTATTTCCTCTACGAAAGACACCGGAGCGAAGCATGA
- the coaD gene encoding pantetheine-phosphate adenylyltransferase → MKISAIYPGTFDPITNGHVDLVTRASRIFDRVVVAVAENKNKQPLFTLDERVALVRGALAGLGNIEIVGFDTLLVECARRYGAGVILRGLRAVSDFEFEFQLAGMNRQLGPELETMFLTPGENYAYISSSLIREIAKLGGDVSGFVPPPVLAALAGKFAAFQEK, encoded by the coding sequence ATGAAGATTTCCGCGATCTATCCGGGGACTTTCGATCCCATCACCAACGGCCATGTGGATTTGGTGACGCGGGCCTCGCGCATCTTCGACCGGGTGGTCGTGGCCGTGGCCGAGAACAAGAACAAGCAGCCGCTGTTCACGCTGGACGAACGGGTGGCCTTGGTGCGCGGGGCGCTCGCGGGTTTGGGCAATATCGAGATCGTGGGTTTCGATACGCTCCTGGTCGAATGTGCCCGCAGGTACGGCGCGGGCGTGATCCTCCGGGGGCTCCGGGCGGTGTCGGATTTCGAGTTCGAATTCCAACTGGCCGGGATGAACCGCCAACTCGGGCCGGAACTCGAAACCATGTTCCTCACCCCCGGCGAAAATTACGCCTATATCTCGTCTTCCCTCATCCGCGAAATCGCCAAACTCGGCGGCGATGTGTCGGGCTTCGTACCGCCCCCGGTATTGGCGGCGCTGGCCGGCAAATTCGCCGCCTTCCAGGAGAAATGA
- a CDS encoding YfhL family 4Fe-4S dicluster ferredoxin, whose amino-acid sequence MALLITDECINCDVCEPACPNGAIAQGESIYEIEPGLCTECVGHHDKPQCIKVCPVECIIPHPHHAEDRDTLYRKFLLLSGEG is encoded by the coding sequence ATGGCCTTGCTGATTACCGACGAATGCATCAATTGCGATGTGTGCGAACCCGCCTGCCCGAATGGGGCGATAGCCCAGGGCGAGAGCATCTACGAGATCGAGCCGGGGCTTTGCACCGAATGCGTCGGCCACCATGACAAACCCCAGTGCATCAAGGTTTGCCCGGTGGAATGCATCATCCCGCATCCCCATCATGCCGAGGACCGGGATACGCTGTATCGGAAGTTCTTGTTGCTGTCGGGAGAAGGCTAA
- a CDS encoding AAA family ATPase, protein MNPAIQLSPSEAFDFLLHVAVVRPVFMWGAPGIGKSALVQRFADTVGLECVSLLGSQLAPEDLLGVPKIDGECSRFFPPANIVRAQAFVLFLDELNASSHEIQKAFYSLILDRRVGEYHLPAGTIVIGAGNRAKDAAIVKPMPSALINRLAHIHLRADHRQWLDWAMAEGGIHAWVLDYLRLRPDHLWSEPPKHEEPFSTPRSWHMLSDALHSFGDGIADTLLEALAFGLLSPAHAGQFKGFVKQTRQKHTLHAILKGEAQWPAAPCDRDVLYFLAQSFRGLLRKELPEDEASVRGEHKQLAVKAKDRLRELARISVEIAQSVLAEDDEGQRLPAWFLVEVARDLPRLAARDKGQP, encoded by the coding sequence ATGAATCCGGCCATCCAACTCAGCCCCAGCGAAGCCTTCGATTTCCTGCTCCATGTCGCCGTGGTCCGGCCCGTGTTCATGTGGGGCGCGCCCGGCATCGGCAAAAGCGCCCTGGTCCAGCGCTTCGCGGATACCGTGGGACTCGAATGCGTGTCCTTGCTCGGCAGCCAGTTGGCCCCGGAAGACTTGCTCGGCGTCCCCAAGATCGACGGCGAATGCTCGCGCTTCTTCCCGCCCGCCAATATCGTCCGCGCCCAAGCCTTCGTGCTGTTCCTCGACGAACTCAACGCCTCCAGCCACGAAATCCAAAAAGCCTTCTACTCGCTGATCCTGGACCGGCGGGTCGGCGAATACCATTTGCCGGCCGGCACCATCGTTATCGGCGCGGGCAACCGGGCCAAGGATGCCGCCATCGTCAAGCCCATGCCCTCGGCGCTCATCAACCGGCTGGCGCATATCCATCTCCGCGCCGACCATCGGCAATGGCTGGATTGGGCCATGGCCGAAGGCGGCATCCACGCCTGGGTGTTGGATTATCTCCGCTTGCGGCCTGACCACCTGTGGAGCGAACCGCCCAAGCATGAGGAACCGTTCTCGACCCCGCGCAGCTGGCATATGTTGTCCGACGCCCTGCATTCCTTCGGCGATGGGATCGCCGATACCTTGCTGGAAGCCCTGGCTTTCGGCCTGCTCAGCCCGGCTCATGCCGGGCAGTTCAAAGGCTTCGTCAAGCAAACCCGCCAAAAGCACACTTTGCACGCCATCCTCAAAGGCGAGGCGCAATGGCCCGCCGCGCCCTGCGACCGCGATGTGCTGTATTTCCTGGCGCAATCGTTCCGGGGCTTATTGCGTAAGGAACTGCCGGAAGACGAAGCCTCGGTGCGCGGCGAGCATAAGCAATTGGCGGTAAAGGCCAAGGACCGTTTGCGCGAACTGGCCCGCATCAGCGTGGAGATCGCCCAGTCGGTGCTGGCCGAGGACGACGAGGGCCAGCGCCTGCCGGCTTGGTTCCTGGTGGAAGTGGCGCGTGACCTGCCGCGCCTCGCCGCCCGCGACAAAGGCCAGCCATGA
- a CDS encoding vWA domain-containing protein: MSRQKSKSDPAREAREAGIALVRANPVLAPLAERATIRADIEQAYVAESGWVAVTPRGYLFLHPKRRATPEEWARLVALMLACLGFGWVRGRPPQAAWELAALLVADRFCGDLKIGHLPEALAYPPPHIPAGGEEVLFRALCVEKVDPRLTAFREACCGGGRQVFCALDEKIPSWVTLPKWKDLLAEGIAQGVGRALEIAADPGGNAPERPRANSPAQRAKRRLIDHHPLLGALAAGFDLEESLESCRRYDIQVAAIDVGARRIWINPAAGLGPEETLFVFAHELLHAGLNHASRRRGRDPFLWNAACDFVINGWLKAMGVGTPPSIGMLFDPEFAESSAEEVYDRLARDIRRARKLATLRGLGQCDFFGEERGPGFTDAESYCRRALAQGWERCQASGRGLIPAGLAEAIRALSQPPIPWDVKLAEWFDRQFPPPEYRRSYARPSRRQNSTPDIPRPSTCQPPEEQRKSRVFGVVLDTSGSMQPQLLGKALGAIASYAIAREVYAVRLVCCDAVAYDGGWVEPERLLDRYTVQGRGGTVLQPGVDCLRGLARRGDFPRRGPVLVITDGYCEDSLEIPFEHAFLLPEGGRLPFPARGEVFGVE, translated from the coding sequence ATGAGCCGCCAGAAATCCAAATCCGACCCGGCGCGGGAGGCCCGCGAAGCGGGCATCGCCCTGGTCCGGGCCAACCCGGTGCTGGCCCCCTTGGCCGAGCGGGCCACGATCCGGGCCGATATCGAGCAAGCTTATGTGGCGGAATCTGGCTGGGTGGCGGTGACGCCCAGGGGATATCTGTTCCTGCATCCCAAGCGCCGCGCCACGCCGGAGGAATGGGCGCGGCTCGTCGCCTTGATGCTGGCCTGCCTGGGCTTCGGCTGGGTGCGGGGCCGCCCGCCGCAAGCGGCTTGGGAATTGGCGGCCTTGCTGGTGGCGGACCGCTTTTGCGGCGATTTGAAGATCGGCCACTTGCCGGAAGCGCTGGCCTATCCGCCGCCGCACATCCCGGCGGGGGGTGAGGAGGTCTTGTTCCGGGCTTTGTGCGTGGAAAAGGTCGATCCCCGCTTGACGGCATTCCGCGAAGCTTGCTGCGGCGGGGGTCGGCAAGTGTTCTGCGCCCTGGATGAAAAAATCCCGTCTTGGGTCACGCTCCCGAAGTGGAAGGATTTGCTGGCCGAAGGCATCGCCCAAGGCGTGGGCCGCGCCCTGGAAATCGCCGCCGACCCTGGCGGCAACGCCCCGGAACGCCCACGCGCCAACAGCCCGGCGCAGCGGGCCAAGCGCCGCTTGATCGACCATCATCCCTTGCTGGGCGCGTTGGCGGCGGGCTTCGACCTCGAAGAAAGCCTGGAATCCTGCCGCCGCTACGATATCCAGGTGGCGGCCATCGATGTCGGTGCCCGCCGCATCTGGATCAATCCGGCGGCGGGTTTGGGACCGGAGGAAACCTTGTTCGTGTTCGCCCACGAACTCCTACACGCCGGGCTGAACCACGCCTCCCGCCGCCGGGGCCGCGATCCCTTCCTGTGGAACGCCGCCTGCGATTTCGTCATCAACGGCTGGCTCAAAGCCATGGGGGTGGGCACACCACCCAGCATCGGGATGCTGTTCGACCCGGAGTTCGCCGAGTCCTCGGCGGAGGAAGTCTACGACCGGCTGGCGCGGGATATCCGCCGCGCCCGCAAGCTCGCCACCCTGCGCGGCCTTGGGCAATGCGATTTCTTCGGCGAGGAACGCGGCCCCGGTTTCACCGACGCCGAAAGCTATTGCCGCCGGGCCTTGGCGCAAGGCTGGGAGCGCTGCCAAGCCAGCGGGCGGGGCTTGATACCCGCCGGTCTGGCCGAGGCCATCCGCGCCCTGTCGCAACCGCCGATCCCTTGGGATGTGAAGCTGGCCGAATGGTTCGACCGCCAATTCCCGCCGCCCGAATACCGCCGCAGCTATGCCCGCCCCTCGCGCCGCCAGAACTCCACGCCGGATATCCCACGGCCTTCCACCTGCCAGCCCCCGGAAGAGCAGCGCAAAAGCCGGGTATTCGGCGTGGTACTGGACACCTCCGGTTCCATGCAACCGCAATTATTGGGCAAGGCATTGGGAGCCATCGCCAGCTACGCCATCGCCCGCGAGGTCTATGCCGTGCGGCTGGTGTGTTGCGACGCAGTGGCTTACGACGGCGGCTGGGTGGAACCCGAGCGGCTGCTGGACCGCTATACGGTGCAAGGACGGGGTGGTACGGTCCTGCAACCGGGCGTGGATTGCCTGCGCGGTTTGGCCCGGCGCGGGGATTTCCCCCGGCGCGGCCCGGTGTTGGTGATTACCGATGGTTATTGCGAGGACAGCCTGGAGATCCCGTTCGAACATGCTTTCCTATTGCCGGAGGGCGGGCGCTTGCCGTTTCCGGCGCGGGGCGAGGTGTTCGGGGTGGAATGA